The proteins below are encoded in one region of Hordeum vulgare subsp. vulgare chromosome 3H, MorexV3_pseudomolecules_assembly, whole genome shotgun sequence:
- the LOC123440692 gene encoding uncharacterized protein LOC123440692, producing MAGTRNNELRMTLLGLALLGLLLLSHTAEPVEAATGVGKDSFSMNGGAGGRSLNSFSMNHAEGGKGGKGGEASTAAGDF from the coding sequence ATGGCTGGCACCAGGAACAACGAGCTGCGCATGACCCTGCTCGGCCTGGCCCTGCTAGGGCTCCTGCTTCTGAGCCACACCGCGGAGCCGGTGGAGGCCGCCACGGGCGTGGGCAAGGACAGCTTCTCCATGaacggcggcgccggcggccgcAGCCTCAACAGCTTCAGCATGAACCACGCCGAGGGCGGCAAGGGCGGCAAAGGGGGGGAAGCCAGCACCGCTGCCGGCGACTTCTGA
- the LOC123445218 gene encoding sucrose-phosphate synthase yields the protein MAGNEWINGYLEAILDSGASGGGGGGGGGSGGGSAGAGAGTGGGDPKSSSSPRGPHVIFNPTHYFVEEVVKGVDESDLHRTWIKVVATRNARERSTRLENMCWRIWHLARKKKQLEIEGIQRMSARQKEQEQVRREATEDLAEDLSEGEKGDIVGELMPSGTPKKKFQRNFSDLSVWSDENKEKKLYIVLISVHGLVRGENMELGSDSDTGGQVKYVVELARALAMMPGVYRVDLFTRQVSSPEVDWSYGEPTEMLTSGPQDAEGSGESAGAYIVRIPCGPSTKYIKKESLWPYLQEFVDGALAHILNMSKVLGEQVGHGKPVLPYVIHGHYADAGDVAALLSGALNVPMVLTGHSLGRNKLEQIMKQGRMSKEEIDATYKIMRRIEGEELALDAAELVITSTRQEIDEQWGLYDGFDVKLEKVLRARTRRGVSCHGRFMPRMMVIPPGMDFSNVVVQDIDGDGDKDDINLDGASPRSLPPIWAEVMRFLTNPHKPMILALSRPDPKKNITTLVKAFGECRPLRELANLVLIMGNRDDIDEMPPGNANVLTTVLKLVDKYDLYGSVAFPKHHNQADVPEIYRLTAKTKGVFINPALVEPFGLTLIEAAAHGLPIVATKNGGPVDITNALNSGLLVDPHDQNAIADALLKLVADKNLWQECRKNGLRNIHLYSWPEHCRTYLARVAGCRIRNPRWLKDTPADAGADDEEALEDSLIEFQDLSLRLSIDGERCSINEPASSDPQDQVQKIMNKLHQSSSGAPDAAVDKNPANVHVAGTVNKYPLLRRRRRLFIVAVDCYGDDGRASKKMLQVIQEVFRAVRSDTQMSKISGFALSTAMPLSETLQLLQMGKVPPTDFDALICGSGSEVYYPGTAQCLDAQGRLRPDQDYLQHINHRWSHDGARQTIGKLMASQDGSGNVVEPDVESCNAHCVSFFVRDPKKVRTIDEMRERLRMRGLRCHLMYCRNSTRMQVVPLMASRSQALRYLFVRWGLAVGNMYLIVGEHGDTDREEMLSGLHKTVIVKGVTEKGSEDLLRSSGSYHKEDVVPVDSPLAATTRGELKSDEIMRALKEVSKASSGM from the exons ATGGCCGGCAACGAGTGGATTAACGGTTACCTGGAGGCTATACTTGACAGCGGCGCGTCGGGTGGGGGAGGCGGAGGCGGTGGCGGCTCCGGTGGCGgcagcgccggcgccggcgccggcaccGGCGGGGGTGACCCGAAATCGTCGTCGAGCCCCCGCGGGCCGCACGTGATATTCAATCCCACGCACTACTTCGTGGAGGAGGTCGTGAAGGGCGTCGACGAGAGCGACCTCCACCGGACATGGATCAAGGTCGTCGCCACCCGCAACGCCCGCGAGCGCAGCACCCGCCTCGAGAACATGTGCTGGCGCATCTGGCACCTCGCCCGCAAGAAGAAGCAG CTGGAGATCGAGGGCATCCAGCGGATGTCAGCGCGACagaaggagcaggagcaggtgcgcCGCGAGGCCACGGAGGACCTGGCGGAAGATCTCTCCGAGGGTGAGAAGGGGGACATCGTCGGCGAGCTGATGCCGTCAGGGACCCCCAAGAAGAAGTTTCAGAGGAATTTCTCCGATCTCAGTGTCTGGTCCgatgagaataaggagaagaagctcTACATTGTGCTCATCAG TGTGCACGGTCTTGTCCGTGGCGAAAACATGGAACTGGGTAGTGATTCAGATACCGGAGGACAG GTGAAATATGTTGTGGAGCTCGCGAGAGCGCTTGCAATGATGCCCGGAGTGTACAGAGTGGATTTGTTCACTCGCCAAGTATCGTCCCCCGAGGTAGACTGGAGCTACGGGGAGCCAACAGAGATGTTAACCTCCGGTCCCCAGGATGCTGAGGGGAGCGGTGAGAGTGCAGGGGCATACATTGTGCGCATACCTTGTGGACCGAGTACAAAGTACATCAAGAAGGAGTCCCTGTGGCCTTACCTCCAAGAGTTTGTCGACGGAGCGCTTGCACATATTCTGAACATGTCCAAGGTTTTGGGCGAACAGGTAGGCCATGGGAAGCCAGTGCTGCCCTATGTGATCCATGGCCACTATGCTGATGCTGGCGATGTCGCCGCCCTTCTTTCGGGTGCGCTGAATGTGCCAATGGTTCTCACTGGTCACTCGCTTGGGAGGAACAAGCTGGAGCAGATTATGAAGCAAGGGCGCATGTCCAAAGAGGAGATTGATGCAACCTACAAAATCATGAGGCGTATTGAGGGGGAGGAGCTGGCCTTGGACGCAGCAGAGCTTGTGATTACTAGCACAAGGCAGGAGATTGATGAGCAGTGGGGATTGTATGATGGCTTTGATGTCAAGCTCGAGAAAGTGCTACGGGCACGGACGAGGCGCGGGGTCAGCTGCCATGGCCGTTTCATGCCTAGGATGATG GTGATTCCTCCTGGGATGGACTTCAGCAATGTTGTGGTTCAAGATATCGATGGAGACGGTGATAAAGACGATATCAATTTGGATGGTGCTTCACCGAGGTCACTACCCCCAATCTGGGCTGAG GTGATGCGGTTCCTCACCAACCCTCACAAGCCAATGATCCTGGCGCTGTCAAGGCCTGATCCGAAAAAGAACATCACTACTCTTGTCAAAGCATTTGGAGAATGCCGCCCACTAAGGGAACTTGCAAACTTA GTTCTGATCATGGGGAACAGAGATGACATCGACGAGATGCCTCCCGGCAACGCAAACGTCCTCACCACTGTCCTGAAGCTGGTCGACAAGTATGATCTGTATGGAAGCGTGGCCTTCCCCAAGCATCACAACCAGGCCGACGTCCCTGAGATTTATCGCCTCACGGCCAAGACCAAG GGTGTCTTCATCAATCCTGCTCTTGTGGAGCCTTTCGGCCTTACACTGATCGAG GCTGCGGCGCACGGGCTCCCGATTGTCGCCACCAAGAACGGCGGTCCGGTCGACATTACAAAT GCACTGAACAGTGGGCTGCTAGTGGACCCGCACGACCAGAACGCCATCGCCGACGCGCTGCTGAAGCTGGTGGCCGACAAGAACCTGTGGCAGGAGTGCCGGAAGAATGGGCTGCGCAACATCCACCTCTACTCGTGGCCGGAGCACTGCCGGACGTACCTCGCCAGGGTGGCTGGGTGCCGGATTAGGAACCCGCGCTGGCTCAAGGACACGCCGGCGGACGCGGGTGCCGATGACGAGGAGGCCCTGGAGGACTCGCTCATAGAATTCCAGGACCTGTCGCTCCGCCTCTCCATTGATGGCGAGCGGTGCTCCATTAACGAGCCCGCCTCGTCGGATCCACAGGACCAGGTACAGAAGATCATGAACAAGCTCCATCAGTCGTCGTCCGGAGCTCCAGATGCTGCCGTGGACAAGAATCCGGCCAACGTTCACGTAGCTGGCACcgtgaacaagtacccgctcctgcGCCGCCGTCGCCGGCTGTTCATCGTGGCTGTGGACTGCTACGGTGACGACGGTCGTGCCAGCAAGAAGATGCTGCAGGTGATCCAGGAGGTATTCAGGGCGGTCCGGTCGGACACCCAGATGTCCAAGATCTCCGGGTTTGCGCTGTCGACGGCGATGCCGCTGTCCGAGACGCTCCAGCTCCTGCAGATGGGGAAGGTTCCCCCGACCGACTTCGACGCGCTCATCTGCGGTAGTGGCAGCGAGGTGTACTACCCCGGTACGGCGCAGTGCTTGGATGCCCAGGGGAGGCTCCGGCCCGACCAAGACTACCTGCAGCACATCAACCACCGGTGGTCTCACGACGGCGCCAGACAGACGATAGGGAAGCTCATGGCCTCACAGGACGGCTCCGGCAATGTCGTCGAGCCGGACGTGGAGTCCTGCAATGCGCACTGCGTCTCCTTCTTTGTCAGAGACCCGAAGAAG GTGAGAACTATTGATGAGATGCGGGAGAGGCTGAGGATGCGTGGCCTCCGGTGCCACCTCATGTACTGCCGGAACTCGACGAGGATGCAGGTTGTCCCTCTCATGGCATCAAGGTCACAAGCACTCAG GTACCTCTTTGTGCGCTGGGGCTTGGCCGTGGGGAACATGTACCTGATCGTTGGGGAGCATGGCGACACCGATCGCGAGGAGATGCTTTCAGGACTACACAAGACGGTCATCGTCAAAGGCGTCACTGAGAAAGGCTCTGAGGATCTTCTGAGGAGCTCAGGGAGTTACCACAAGGAGGACGTTGTCCCGGTCGATAGCCCCTTAGCTGCCACCACACGCGGCGAGCTGAAGTCCGATGAGATCATGCGGGCTCTCAAGGAGGTCTCCAAGGCTTCCAGCGGCATGTAA